The Bernardetia sp. ABR2-2B DNA window CGAATATCTTTAAATGATAAATTTCATTGATTCCCCTTCCTTTATCACTTACAGAAAATACAATACCTCTATTATCAGGGTAGATACTCAATTTTATTTCTGATTTTTGAGGTGCATAATATATTGCATTCGTCAAAAAATTAATGATTACCCATTTTATTTTATCTATATCTGCAAGAAACACAGGTAGATTTAGAGCAATATCAGCCTCCAAACTCAAAAACTTCTGTTCTGAAGATACTCTTACTGCCTGCAATACATGATTTATTAACTCATCAACTTCGATAGGCTCTAGGTTTACTTTTATTTTACCAGATTCAATTTGAGATAACTGCAAAATCTCTCCAGTAAGAGCAAACAAACGTTCGGTAGCTTGTTCTATATCTCCAACTAAATCAGTTTGATCTTCATTAAGTTCTCCTAGTCTTTTATCTTTTAATAAACCTAAACTAAGTCGTGTTGCAGCCAAAGGAGTTTTGAGTTCGTGAGAAATAGTAGCTATAAAATGTGTTTTGGCAGCGTCCATTTCTGTAAACTTTGTTACATTTTTGAGAAGAACAATAAGTCCTGAAAGCTCTTCTGTTTCAGGCAAACTCATGACTTGTCTGGAGAAAAATAAATCTCGGTCTGCTGATGGAACTTTAATTGTTTTTTCTGCGAAGAGTTGTCCTTTTTCCGTGTCCATTAAGTCTATCATTACATGATAAAGGACATCATTATTGACAAGTAAATCAGGGATATAAACATCAACAGCTTCTTCAGAAGACATGTCAAGCAAAATTTCGGCTACTTGATTTACAAAAATAATCTTGTTATCTGCACTTACACCAATGATTCCGTCTTGTAGATGCTCAATGATTGCTTCTGTTCGTCTTTTTTCTATTAATACTTTTCCTAAGTTTAAGCTTTCAAATTCAGCTATTTTACTTGACATTTTATTGAAAGAAGTTGCTAGTTTTGCAAACTCATCTGTCGAACCTACGTGAAGACGTTTTGTATAATTTTTATTACTCATTTGCTCAAGAGCTACATAAAGTTCATTCAGAGGCTTTGTCAAATAAATGGGAAAGTAAAATATAAACCCTACTGTAATCAAAACACAAATACCACCAATGATAGCCATATAAAGTAAAGCATCTTCCGTACTTTTTTGTATAAAACTATTTTTTTCTGTGATTTCATTTTGATTTATTTCTCTAAGTTTATCCAAATGCTCTCTTACAGGAAGAAAATTCAGTCGCAGCTTATTATAATACAAATCCATATTTGGCAACTCAACACTAGTATCTTTCCTTGTTTCATCAAACTCTTTTACTAGTTTCGAATATCCATTAGAAAGAGAATCTAAATATTTTTTTTCTTTTTTATTTCCAATAATAGAATATAATGAGTCAATATACATTCTTACTACTATATCTGATTTTTTATATTTTTCATAATTAAACTCTTGGTTTGCTACATAACGCAATTGAGAAGACGAAACTACTTGAAACCCCTCTGTAAGATCTCGAATGAAGAATATAGTTTGATAATTTTCATTAAGAATCTTATCAGACGAACTAGAAAGACGTGTTAGATAAAACACAGCTACTCCACTAATAAGAATAATAATTCCAAGTAAAAAAAGTAAACCAATAGTGATGCGTGTTCGAAGAGAAGATTTGAGTCCCATTTATTAAAACAGATAAAGAAAAAATGTACCTGAAAATTGAATAGCTAATCAGAGTGTTTTTGTCAAATTTAATTAAATTATAATATTTCTACTTAATATACAAAAAATAAGAGGTGCTTTTATTTTTTCAGTAAAAACTTTCGTCTTAGTTAAAAACATATTAACTAACAAACTTGTTTTGAAAATTTTAAAATAAATAATTTAATACAAACATCTGATTATCAAATTCTCTATCAAGACTTTAACTTGATTAGAATTAGTTTACTCAAACTCTCCAAAAATTGTTACTTTTGCATATTCAATACCTAATCGTTTTTCAATTCGTCTAACACAAACTATGGAAATCACGACAACCGAAACAGCACAAAAACTAGGACTTACAGCAGAAGAATTTATCAAAATTGAAGAAATACTGGGAAGAAAGCCCAATTTTACAGAGCTAAGTATTTTTTCTGTTATGTGGTCAGAACATTGTTCTTACAAAAATTCTATTGTTTGGCTCAAAACGCTTCCAAAAAAATCAGATAGAATGCTCGTAGAAGCAGGAGAA harbors:
- a CDS encoding ATP-binding protein, whose amino-acid sequence is MGLKSSLRTRITIGLLFLLGIIILISGVAVFYLTRLSSSSDKILNENYQTIFFIRDLTEGFQVVSSSQLRYVANQEFNYEKYKKSDIVVRMYIDSLYSIIGNKKEKKYLDSLSNGYSKLVKEFDETRKDTSVELPNMDLYYNKLRLNFLPVREHLDKLREINQNEITEKNSFIQKSTEDALLYMAIIGGICVLITVGFIFYFPIYLTKPLNELYVALEQMSNKNYTKRLHVGSTDEFAKLATSFNKMSSKIAEFESLNLGKVLIEKRRTEAIIEHLQDGIIGVSADNKIIFVNQVAEILLDMSSEEAVDVYIPDLLVNNDVLYHVMIDLMDTEKGQLFAEKTIKVPSADRDLFFSRQVMSLPETEELSGLIVLLKNVTKFTEMDAAKTHFIATISHELKTPLAATRLSLGLLKDKRLGELNEDQTDLVGDIEQATERLFALTGEILQLSQIESGKIKVNLEPIEVDELINHVLQAVRVSSEQKFLSLEADIALNLPVFLADIDKIKWVIINFLTNAIYYAPQKSEIKLSIYPDNRGIVFSVSDKGRGINEIYHLKIFEKYFKVPNSDENTDKKGSGLGLAICKELIEAHKGEIWVESEVGKGSTFFFWLPLND